One genomic window of Chitinophagaceae bacterium includes the following:
- a CDS encoding homogentisate 1,2-dioxygenase: protein MPYYHSLGSVPPKRHTQFRKPNGELYSEQLFSTEGFASTYSILYHHYPPTIIKSVDEPFSVEPKLLAPKQMLHRSYQGFNVLPEDDYLKSRKYVLANSDIHIALAAPRKSTNGYFIKNADADEMIFVHVGSGTLKSMYGNIDFEYGDYLIIPRGTVYQIHFNDENNRLLVMESFSPIVPPKRYLNEVGQLLEHSPFCERDIKVPKDLQTHDEKGDFLIYIRKNGMMYPYHYLYHPFDVIGWDGCNYPWAFSIHNFEPITGRVHQPPPVHQTFEGRNYVVCSFVPRLFDYHPLAIPAPYNHSNIDSDEVLYYVDGDFMSRKKVTKGMITLHPGGIPHGPHPGTVEKSIGAKETKELAVMIDTFHPLLMTEEAVAIEDKDYYMSWISDKDRDSLLIA from the coding sequence ATGCCATACTATCATTCTTTAGGAAGTGTGCCGCCGAAACGCCATACCCAATTCCGTAAACCAAACGGAGAATTATACTCAGAACAACTGTTTTCTACAGAGGGGTTTGCAAGCACTTATTCGATTTTGTACCATCACTATCCGCCCACCATCATCAAATCGGTTGATGAACCATTTTCTGTTGAACCGAAGTTGCTCGCACCGAAACAGATGCTCCACCGGAGTTACCAGGGATTTAATGTCCTTCCGGAGGATGATTACTTAAAGAGCAGGAAGTATGTACTTGCGAATAGTGATATTCATATTGCGCTGGCTGCACCCAGAAAATCTACCAACGGATATTTTATCAAGAATGCGGATGCCGATGAAATGATTTTCGTGCATGTTGGATCAGGCACCTTGAAAAGCATGTATGGAAATATTGATTTTGAATATGGTGATTACCTCATCATTCCGCGTGGAACTGTTTACCAGATTCATTTTAACGATGAAAATAACCGGTTACTCGTTATGGAATCTTTCAGTCCAATAGTACCCCCAAAAAGATACCTGAATGAAGTGGGTCAGTTGCTGGAGCATTCTCCGTTTTGCGAAAGGGATATCAAGGTTCCAAAGGACCTTCAGACCCATGATGAAAAAGGTGATTTTCTCATTTACATACGCAAGAATGGGATGATGTATCCTTATCATTATCTCTACCATCCGTTTGATGTTATAGGTTGGGATGGATGCAATTATCCATGGGCATTTTCTATTCATAATTTTGAACCGATCACGGGTCGCGTTCATCAGCCACCTCCTGTGCACCAGACATTTGAAGGAAGAAATTATGTAGTGTGCAGCTTCGTGCCCCGGCTATTCGATTATCATCCGCTCGCAATTCCTGCACCTTACAATCACAGCAATATCGATTCAGATGAAGTATTGTATTATGTGGATGGTGACTTTATGAGCCGCAAAAAGGTGACTAAAGGAATGATAACGCTTCATCCAGGTGGTATTCCGCATGGCCCGCATCCCGGAACGGTTGAGAAAAGTATAGGTGCAAAAGAAACGAAAGAACTTGCGGTGATGATTGACACATTCCACCCTTTGCTGATGACTGAAGAAGCGGTTGCAATTGAAGACAAGGACTACTACATGTCGTGGATCAGTGATAAGGACAGGGACTCTCTTTTGATTGCATAG
- a CDS encoding aminotransferase class IV translates to MINYNGRIYPVNVAVFPLNRAMSYGDGLFESIRIHEGEMLFFDDHLQRMMAGMKALKIEIPDHYGAFFFHKQIMDLAIKEEMGGNARVRISIFRSGGGLYEPQLQQPEYFIQVMPLDDGFKWNEDKFELGIFNEVPKNFSSISFFKSMNALPYVLAAMYRNENQLDDCLLLNSFGKVTDAISSNIFWINQGNIFTTPLSDGCIDGVMRKHLLRIFAERNFSFQEKSILPESLLLADEVFITNVGWGIQPVTIFGKKKFTTSQTKKVFQLLLKSLSKQ, encoded by the coding sequence ATGATCAATTATAACGGCCGTATTTATCCTGTCAATGTTGCTGTTTTTCCGCTCAACCGGGCAATGAGTTATGGTGATGGCTTGTTTGAAAGCATACGTATTCATGAGGGTGAAATGTTATTTTTTGATGATCACCTCCAGCGTATGATGGCTGGAATGAAAGCTTTAAAAATTGAAATTCCTGATCATTATGGCGCGTTCTTTTTTCATAAACAGATAATGGATCTTGCAATTAAAGAAGAGATGGGTGGAAATGCAAGAGTCCGCATCAGCATCTTCAGAAGCGGTGGTGGATTATACGAACCACAGCTACAGCAGCCGGAATATTTCATACAGGTGATGCCGTTGGATGATGGCTTCAAATGGAACGAGGACAAATTTGAGTTGGGAATCTTTAATGAGGTACCTAAAAACTTTTCATCCATTTCCTTTTTCAAATCAATGAATGCTTTGCCGTATGTTTTGGCTGCCATGTATCGCAATGAAAACCAGTTGGATGATTGTCTGCTACTCAATTCTTTCGGAAAAGTAACAGATGCCATTTCATCTAATATATTCTGGATTAACCAAGGAAACATTTTCACAACACCACTTTCAGATGGTTGCATTGACGGTGTAATGAGGAAACACTTGTTAAGAATTTTTGCTGAGCGTAATTTTTCATTTCAGGAAAAATCAATCCTTCCGGAATCTTTGTTATTAGCAGATGAAGTGTTTATTACGAATGTGGGTTGGGGTATTCAGCCGGTTACCATTTTCGGGAAAAAGAAATTTACCACTTCTCAAACAAAGAAAGTCTTTCAACTGTTATTAAAATCTTTATCAAAACAGTGA
- a CDS encoding deoxyribodipyrimidine photo-lyase: MLQPISVFWFRRDLRLHDNAGLFHALKSADKVLPVFIFDTEILDQLEDKSDIRVHFIHQALHRIQSKLSELGSTLIVKYGKPENVWNDLLLEYNIKSVFTNHDYEPYAKERDELIRSLLFSKGIIFQTFKDQVIFEKEELLKDDGTPYVVWTPYSRKWKEKLNNFYLESYPVKKYEGNYLSKSPVSIPELKDMGFEKTDAQFPPDFVGDDLILNYYKTRDIPGINGTSRLSVHLRFGTISIRELTRHAKSLSEKFLNELIWREFYQMILWHFPQVIHHSFRREYDLIAWRNNETEFEKWCNGETGFPIVDAGMRELNATGFMHNRVRMIAAGFLTKDLLIDWRWGEAYFAKKLLDYDLASNNGGWQWAAGTGVDAAPYFRIFNPTEQAKKFDPEFNYIRKWVPEFTELTYPLPMLDHKQARERTLHAYKVALKRS, translated from the coding sequence ATGCTACAACCCATTTCTGTTTTCTGGTTTCGCAGAGACCTGCGGCTTCATGATAATGCAGGCTTGTTTCATGCATTAAAATCAGCTGACAAAGTATTGCCGGTATTTATTTTTGATACGGAAATACTGGACCAACTGGAAGACAAGTCAGACATACGGGTACATTTTATCCATCAGGCATTACATCGTATTCAATCAAAGTTATCGGAATTGGGCAGTACCCTTATTGTGAAATACGGAAAACCCGAAAATGTATGGAATGATTTATTACTTGAATACAATATCAAATCAGTCTTTACCAATCATGATTATGAACCATATGCTAAAGAGCGCGATGAACTGATTCGTTCATTATTGTTTTCGAAAGGAATTATATTCCAAACATTTAAAGATCAGGTGATTTTTGAAAAGGAGGAACTTTTGAAGGATGATGGAACGCCCTACGTAGTGTGGACACCTTATAGCAGAAAATGGAAAGAGAAACTCAATAATTTTTACCTGGAAAGTTACCCGGTAAAAAAATACGAGGGTAATTATCTTTCTAAGTCTCCTGTTTCCATTCCGGAATTGAAGGACATGGGATTTGAAAAGACCGATGCACAATTTCCACCGGATTTTGTGGGTGATGATTTGATCCTTAATTATTATAAAACGCGTGACATTCCAGGCATTAACGGCACATCAAGATTGAGTGTGCACCTGCGTTTTGGAACGATCAGTATCAGGGAATTGACACGGCATGCAAAATCACTCAGTGAAAAATTTCTGAATGAATTGATATGGCGGGAGTTTTATCAGATGATCCTCTGGCATTTTCCACAGGTGATTCACCATTCTTTCAGGCGCGAATATGACTTGATAGCCTGGCGCAATAATGAAACGGAATTTGAAAAGTGGTGCAACGGTGAAACAGGTTTTCCGATTGTGGATGCGGGAATGCGCGAATTGAATGCCACAGGTTTCATGCACAACCGTGTAAGAATGATCGCAGCAGGCTTTCTTACCAAAGATCTGTTAATTGACTGGAGATGGGGTGAAGCATACTTCGCCAAAAAATTATTGGACTACGATCTCGCTTCTAACAATGGTGGCTGGCAATGGGCAGCAGGAACAGGAGTGGATGCAGCACCCTATTTCAGAATATTCAATCCAACAGAACAAGCGAAGAAATTTGATCCCGAATTTAACTACATAAGAAAGTGGGTACCCGAGTTTACAGAGTTAACTTATCCGCTTCCAATGCTTGATCATAAACAAGCAAGGGAGCGAACCCTCCATGCTTATAAAGTGGCATTGAAACGTAGTTAG
- a CDS encoding T9SS type A sorting domain-containing protein, with translation MIKFYTSSALRFPFLLLLLANLLIFNQSSSAQAFVWVKSYGGVQKDKGKDLSVDQFGNQYLTGLFQNELTMGSTVLHAVGGATDQDIFVSKTDIDGNAVWGHSFGSGINLSDDLAFGLNTNDNGFSAVTGKCFGYVKMDNGDSLSGSGLEDMWLVTYDPDGNLNWAKIGGGVSDDVGSAVYVDNDQNVYCTGNFEGDMNFYGDSMMSVPNGKSMFCAKYNWGGELLWVYTFSSSGGVQVHDILVDPSGNIYMSGNYKHTVSFGDYEFTSLGDNDGYIVKMTPAGEVLWATTFGSDIPYSDEAGATISLDDAGNCYVAGVFAGNCIFNGGQLTTNSLKNVLVAAYDIDGNFLWANAIKGGAGAKFSPVTLSISVEENILVSGMFTGVDTIGSVVLEPYTNTDSADAFIASLNLMGDVNWAIHVGGDGNDGAFGIAGNGSAFAFATGNYREAAQFGPNNLLSNGVSDIWIAKFQKNTVTASSTYIPTVQTFQTYPNPFREQLTIDIPMKTTDLIVYNQFGQVVYRRTISSGERQINLDLSVPAAGIYTVQLKGEYGVHTGLIEKQSY, from the coding sequence ATGATAAAATTTTATACTTCCTCCGCATTGCGGTTTCCTTTTCTCCTTTTATTACTTGCAAATCTTTTGATATTCAATCAGTCTTCATCAGCACAGGCATTTGTGTGGGTTAAGTCATATGGTGGAGTACAAAAAGACAAAGGAAAAGATTTAAGTGTCGATCAATTCGGAAATCAATACCTCACCGGCCTCTTTCAAAATGAGCTGACCATGGGAAGCACTGTTCTGCATGCTGTGGGAGGTGCAACTGATCAGGATATATTTGTTTCAAAAACAGACATTGATGGCAATGCTGTTTGGGGTCATAGTTTTGGAAGTGGTATAAATCTTAGTGATGACTTAGCATTTGGACTGAATACCAATGACAACGGTTTCTCTGCAGTTACCGGCAAATGTTTTGGCTATGTTAAGATGGATAATGGTGATTCATTGTCCGGATCAGGATTGGAAGATATGTGGTTGGTAACCTATGATCCTGATGGAAATCTGAACTGGGCAAAAATTGGTGGCGGAGTAAGTGATGATGTGGGCAGCGCGGTATATGTAGACAATGATCAAAATGTGTATTGCACCGGAAATTTCGAGGGTGATATGAATTTTTATGGCGATAGCATGATGTCAGTTCCTAATGGCAAAAGTATGTTTTGCGCAAAATATAATTGGGGCGGCGAATTGCTATGGGTTTACACTTTCAGTTCCAGCGGCGGCGTTCAGGTACATGATATCCTGGTAGATCCTTCAGGCAATATATATATGTCAGGAAATTACAAGCATACTGTGTCATTTGGTGATTATGAATTTACCTCGTTGGGCGACAATGACGGATACATAGTTAAAATGACGCCTGCCGGCGAAGTGCTGTGGGCAACTACTTTCGGTTCAGATATTCCTTATAGTGATGAAGCCGGTGCTACCATTTCACTCGATGATGCCGGTAACTGTTATGTGGCCGGAGTTTTTGCAGGTAATTGTATTTTTAATGGTGGACAATTAACTACCAACAGCTTAAAGAATGTGCTGGTGGCAGCATATGATATTGATGGTAATTTTTTATGGGCTAATGCGATAAAAGGCGGAGCAGGTGCAAAATTCAGTCCTGTGACACTTTCAATCAGTGTTGAAGAAAATATTTTGGTCAGCGGAATGTTTACCGGAGTTGATACCATCGGATCAGTAGTCCTGGAACCCTATACCAACACTGATTCCGCAGATGCATTCATTGCATCTTTAAACCTGATGGGCGATGTTAACTGGGCTATTCATGTAGGCGGTGATGGAAATGATGGCGCATTTGGCATTGCCGGCAATGGTTCTGCGTTTGCATTTGCTACCGGTAACTATCGTGAAGCCGCGCAATTCGGACCTAACAACCTCCTTTCAAATGGGGTTTCTGATATCTGGATTGCAAAATTTCAGAAGAATACGGTAACTGCATCAAGCACTTACATTCCAACGGTTCAGACCTTTCAAACTTACCCCAATCCATTCAGAGAACAACTTACAATTGACATTCCGATGAAAACAACCGACCTCATTGTATATAATCAATTCGGTCAGGTAGTTTATCGCCGGACAATTTCGAGTGGTGAAAGACAGATCAATCTGGATCTTTCAGTACCTGCCGCGGGTATTTATACCGTTCAATTGAAAGGTGAATATGGTGTTCACACCGGCTTAATTGAAAAGCAATCTTACTAA
- a CDS encoding glycosyltransferase family 4 protein — MRILQVCKKFPYPLRDGEVIAIHQLTRGFYEAGQKVTVAAINTKKHFFPPDELPVENQEFADFHSVLLDTDVNWWDALRTLFTGDSYNIQRFVSPDFERLLSAILRENDFDIVQLEGLYLLPYLLSVRKFSKAKIVLRAHNIEHLIWERNSKIAKPGAKKWYLQSLAARMKEFEIYHLNSCDALVPISEVDAARFVELGCKLPIHTSQVGMNLNGTSEEPEPDALNPSVCYIGSMDWLPNREGIEWFLEKVWPKVLSQFPNAKFFVAGRNFPPDFPEKNYQNVEMVGEVENSRAFIHSKNIMVVPLFSGSGIRVKILEAMAEGRTVISTTIGVEGIDAVNEEHILIADDADAFARQIKRCLKEPDFCSTIAENGRTFVKNRFNNKVIVKELLAFYKSLLA, encoded by the coding sequence TTGCGCATTCTTCAGGTTTGTAAAAAATTCCCGTATCCGCTCCGCGATGGAGAGGTGATTGCTATTCACCAACTTACCCGTGGTTTTTATGAAGCGGGACAGAAAGTGACCGTGGCAGCAATCAACACCAAAAAACATTTTTTTCCACCTGATGAATTACCGGTTGAAAACCAGGAGTTTGCGGATTTTCATTCTGTATTACTCGACACAGATGTCAATTGGTGGGATGCGTTACGAACATTGTTTACGGGCGATTCATACAACATACAGCGATTTGTATCTCCTGATTTTGAAAGGTTGCTTTCAGCTATACTTCGTGAGAATGATTTTGATATTGTTCAACTGGAAGGGTTGTACCTTTTACCATATTTATTATCCGTACGTAAATTTTCGAAAGCGAAAATCGTATTGCGAGCTCATAACATTGAACATTTAATCTGGGAGCGAAATTCAAAGATCGCAAAACCGGGCGCCAAGAAATGGTATCTGCAATCATTGGCGGCCCGAATGAAGGAATTTGAAATCTATCACCTCAATTCATGTGATGCACTCGTACCCATTTCGGAAGTGGATGCTGCAAGATTTGTGGAACTCGGATGTAAATTGCCTATACACACCAGTCAGGTTGGAATGAATCTGAATGGTACATCTGAAGAACCAGAGCCTGATGCTTTAAATCCATCCGTCTGTTACATCGGATCGATGGACTGGTTACCCAACCGTGAAGGCATTGAATGGTTTTTGGAAAAAGTTTGGCCAAAAGTGCTTAGCCAGTTTCCGAACGCGAAATTTTTTGTGGCAGGAAGGAATTTTCCGCCGGATTTTCCTGAAAAGAATTATCAGAATGTGGAAATGGTAGGCGAAGTAGAAAATTCACGCGCATTTATACATTCTAAAAATATCATGGTGGTGCCTTTGTTTTCCGGAAGTGGTATAAGAGTTAAAATTCTTGAAGCCATGGCAGAGGGAAGAACCGTAATTTCTACCACAATAGGAGTGGAAGGCATTGATGCTGTAAATGAAGAACATATTTTGATTGCAGATGATGCCGATGCTTTTGCACGGCAGATAAAGCGTTGCCTGAAAGAACCTGATTTCTGCAGCACCATTGCAGAAAACGGTCGCACGTTTGTGAAAAACAGGTTCAACAATAAGGTAATCGTAAAAGAGTTGCTTGCATTTTATAAATCATTGCTTGCGTGA
- a CDS encoding glycosyltransferase encodes MIILQVIFWCAAFLLLHTYLLYPIILQLLSMGKSQLTEVYKTEDESLPFISILLAVYNEEKVIAQKIESIFHTGYPIEKIEWLIGSDQSTDTTEEIIGRFSKLYPQIKLTRFENRMGKINIMNELAQKASAGILVFTDANVYFRKDTLYELVKHYKNQKIALVGGNILNPAIKADGISRQERDYLFNENRMKYQEGMLWGAMMGAFGGCFSIRKEFFVPTPPDFIVDDFYVTMHVFEQNGKAICEMNATCTEDVSNKVREEFRRKVRIATGNFQNLSRFKGLLSFGNGGVAFAFWSHKVIRWIGPFLLMITYFSSFVLWRENDFYKFFFWIQTLLFTVPLLDAMLRLMNIHISALRYVSHFYLMNAALLKGFFNYLTGVTNNVWKPTERNQ; translated from the coding sequence GTGATTATTTTGCAGGTCATTTTCTGGTGTGCTGCCTTCTTGCTTTTGCATACGTATCTTTTGTATCCTATTATTCTTCAGTTGCTGTCAATGGGTAAATCTCAACTGACAGAAGTTTATAAAACAGAAGATGAAAGCCTTCCATTTATCTCTATCCTGCTGGCAGTTTACAATGAAGAGAAAGTTATAGCACAGAAAATAGAATCCATTTTTCACACCGGCTATCCAATTGAAAAAATTGAATGGCTGATCGGTTCTGATCAATCAACAGACACAACCGAAGAAATCATTGGCAGATTTTCAAAACTATACCCGCAGATCAAACTGACGCGTTTTGAAAACCGGATGGGGAAAATCAATATCATGAATGAACTTGCACAGAAAGCTTCAGCCGGGATTTTGGTTTTCACAGATGCCAATGTTTATTTTAGGAAGGATACACTTTATGAGTTGGTAAAGCATTATAAAAATCAAAAAATTGCTTTGGTTGGAGGAAACATTTTGAATCCTGCTATAAAGGCTGATGGTATATCAAGGCAGGAACGGGATTATTTATTTAATGAAAACAGAATGAAGTACCAGGAAGGAATGCTTTGGGGTGCCATGATGGGTGCTTTTGGTGGATGTTTTTCTATCCGGAAAGAATTTTTTGTTCCTACACCACCCGATTTTATTGTAGATGATTTTTATGTAACCATGCATGTGTTTGAACAAAATGGCAAAGCGATTTGTGAAATGAATGCTACATGCACAGAAGATGTAAGCAATAAAGTGCGGGAAGAATTCAGGCGAAAAGTGCGGATCGCTACAGGCAACTTTCAGAACCTTTCACGATTTAAAGGGTTATTATCTTTCGGGAATGGAGGAGTAGCGTTTGCTTTTTGGTCGCACAAAGTGATTCGGTGGATCGGACCTTTCTTACTGATGATCACCTATTTTAGTAGCTTTGTTTTATGGAGAGAGAATGATTTTTACAAATTTTTTTTCTGGATACAAACACTGCTCTTTACTGTTCCTTTACTCGATGCAATGTTGCGTCTGATGAACATCCACATTTCTGCTCTGCGATACGTCAGCCATTTTTACCTTATGAATGCCGCATTGCTTAAGGGCTTTTTTAACTATTTAACCGGAGTAACAAACAATGTCTGGAAACCAACAGAACGGAACCAATAG
- a CDS encoding bifunctional 3,4-dihydroxy-2-butanone-4-phosphate synthase/GTP cyclohydrolase II, translated as MSGNQQNGTNSFQLDKIEEAIEEIRNGKLIIVVDDEDRENEGDFITAARNATPEVINFMSKEGRGLVCTPLTEERCEALKLNLMVGDNTALHQTPFTVSVDLLGKGVTTGISAFDRSKTIAALIDPSTTPEELGRPGHIFPLKALSGGVLRRAGHTEATVDLARLAGFEPAGVLVEIMQDDGTMARLPQLMKVAKKFNLKIISIKDLIEYRLKMESLIQKEVAVDMPTDWGVFKLHAYTQRSTGDVHLALVKGTWKESEPVLVRVHSCCLTGDVFGSKRCDCGGQLHDAMYMVEKEGKGIVLYMNQEGRGIGLLNKLKAYALQEQGLDTVEANLQLGFGMDDRDYGVGAQILRDLGVSKIRLMTNNPKKRAGLRGYGLEIVENVAIEQISNPFNVKYLQTKRDKMGHEILK; from the coding sequence ATGTCTGGAAACCAACAGAACGGAACCAATAGTTTTCAACTCGATAAGATTGAAGAGGCTATTGAAGAGATAAGAAACGGGAAACTGATTATTGTAGTGGATGATGAAGATCGCGAAAATGAAGGCGACTTTATTACCGCTGCCCGGAATGCGACGCCGGAAGTCATCAACTTTATGTCAAAAGAGGGAAGAGGATTGGTATGCACTCCGCTTACCGAAGAACGATGTGAGGCACTGAAACTTAACCTGATGGTAGGCGATAATACTGCCCTGCATCAGACTCCATTTACTGTTTCCGTTGATTTATTGGGAAAGGGTGTAACTACAGGAATTTCTGCTTTTGACCGTTCAAAAACTATTGCAGCATTAATTGACCCCTCCACAACGCCTGAGGAACTCGGCAGGCCCGGCCATATTTTCCCCTTAAAAGCCCTTTCCGGTGGTGTATTGCGCAGAGCAGGACATACAGAAGCGACGGTGGATCTGGCACGACTCGCAGGATTTGAACCCGCAGGAGTGTTGGTTGAAATAATGCAGGATGATGGCACCATGGCACGGCTGCCGCAACTCATGAAAGTGGCAAAGAAATTCAACCTGAAAATAATTTCCATCAAAGATCTGATTGAATACCGGTTAAAAATGGAATCGCTGATTCAGAAAGAAGTGGCCGTGGATATGCCCACCGATTGGGGAGTTTTTAAGTTGCATGCCTACACTCAACGGAGTACAGGTGATGTTCACCTTGCATTAGTCAAAGGAACCTGGAAAGAATCTGAACCTGTTTTGGTGCGTGTTCATTCCTGCTGTTTAACAGGTGATGTATTCGGCTCAAAACGCTGCGACTGCGGAGGCCAGTTGCATGACGCGATGTATATGGTGGAGAAAGAAGGAAAGGGTATTGTACTATATATGAATCAGGAAGGCAGGGGAATCGGATTATTGAATAAGCTGAAAGCATATGCATTACAGGAACAAGGATTGGATACTGTTGAAGCGAACCTCCAACTCGGCTTTGGTATGGATGATCGTGATTATGGAGTTGGTGCGCAAATATTGCGTGATCTGGGTGTAAGCAAAATCCGGCTCATGACCAATAACCCTAAAAAACGTGCAGGCCTAAGAGGTTATGGATTGGAGATCGTTGAAAATGTGGCCATAGAACAAATATCAAATCCGTTTAACGTAAAGTATTTACAAACGAAACGGGATAAGATGGGGCATGAGATTTTGAAATGA
- a CDS encoding LytTR family transcriptional regulator DNA-binding domain-containing protein: MWSYLNRQYIASFDAIGNIFSHLNGKLKVKVKGLEHEDLFVSRERAPEFKEWLDR, encoded by the coding sequence ATGTGGAGCTACCTGAATCGTCAGTACATTGCTTCCTTCGATGCTATTGGAAATATTTTTTCGCACCTCAATGGAAAACTGAAAGTAAAGGTGAAAGGATTGGAGCATGAAGATTTATTCGTAAGCCGCGAACGCGCTCCGGAATTTAAAGAGTGGCTAGATAGGTGA
- a CDS encoding DUF2306 domain-containing protein, translated as MQSPITPALIIHIAAGSVALLTGLLSILAKKGRKVHRTSGKIYFWCMLIVAFSAAYMSLLYDLSFFLMLSMFAFYSTFAGYRAIRNKSRKADWLDWLMVGSAIVTCGFMITSGSIILIVFGSIFGFLSISDAKDFSQKEPFTIKSKRWLAVHISRMMTAYIATTTAFVVVNLSEAVPKNLNVVVWLAPTALLTPLIFFFINKYMNKKKATPLPAEIYNGS; from the coding sequence ATGCAGTCACCGATAACACCCGCTCTTATCATTCACATCGCAGCAGGATCCGTTGCTCTGCTAACCGGATTATTGTCCATATTGGCAAAGAAAGGACGTAAAGTGCATCGCACAAGTGGCAAAATTTATTTCTGGTGTATGCTTATAGTTGCTTTTTCCGCTGCATACATGTCGCTCCTTTATGATCTCAGTTTCTTTTTAATGCTTTCAATGTTCGCTTTTTATTCCACTTTTGCGGGCTATCGTGCAATCAGGAATAAGTCACGCAAAGCAGACTGGCTGGATTGGCTGATGGTGGGCAGTGCAATTGTTACCTGTGGCTTCATGATAACTTCAGGCAGTATTATTCTCATCGTATTTGGTTCCATTTTCGGATTTTTATCCATCTCTGACGCAAAAGATTTTTCCCAAAAAGAACCCTTCACCATAAAAAGTAAACGATGGCTTGCGGTGCACATTTCAAGAATGATGACCGCATATATTGCAACCACTACAGCTTTTGTGGTGGTAAACCTGAGTGAGGCAGTTCCCAAAAACCTGAATGTTGTTGTTTGGCTGGCCCCTACTGCATTACTTACGCCACTCATTTTCTTCTTTATCAATAAATACATGAACAAGAAAAAAGCGACACCACTGCCCGCTGAAATTTACAATGGATCATAA
- a CDS encoding DUF4288 domain-containing protein codes for MNWYLAKIVFRIICGDGLHQAQFDEQLRLIAASSESKAYEKACAIGKFEQDAFYNSEKKLVEWKFIGVPELHPFGALSDGAELFARIQEPEDAEAYTNMITVKSQKLSVGKGNAVSDFSFANAEGVEV; via the coding sequence ATGAATTGGTACCTCGCAAAAATAGTTTTCAGGATTATTTGTGGTGATGGCCTCCACCAGGCGCAGTTTGATGAACAGTTGAGATTGATAGCAGCGTCAAGTGAAAGCAAGGCGTATGAAAAGGCATGTGCTATTGGAAAATTTGAACAAGATGCATTTTACAATTCAGAGAAGAAACTGGTGGAATGGAAATTTATTGGTGTTCCGGAATTACATCCTTTCGGAGCATTAAGCGATGGAGCTGAATTATTTGCAAGAATACAGGAACCGGAAGATGCGGAAGCTTATACAAACATGATCACCGTTAAATCACAGAAACTCAGCGTAGGTAAAGGAAATGCTGTTTCAGATTTCAGCTTTGCTAATGCAGAAGGTGTTGAAGTTTAA